A single window of Rhodococcus jostii RHA1 DNA harbors:
- a CDS encoding tellurite resistance TerB family protein — translation MAFWDQLKAKAFEMNGQLKTKTAQFQNKEFANASMAMCALIAAADGTIDPSERQKTAALITSNEALSVFPSDELSQKFDWYCSKLQSDFEFGKIEATATIAKLKSKQDQARAVIQIGIVIGGADGNFDQHERNVVRDACFAVGIAPAEFEL, via the coding sequence ATGGCTTTCTGGGATCAGCTGAAGGCAAAGGCGTTCGAGATGAACGGCCAGCTCAAGACCAAGACGGCACAGTTCCAGAACAAGGAGTTCGCCAACGCCAGCATGGCCATGTGCGCCCTCATCGCCGCGGCGGACGGGACCATCGACCCGTCCGAGCGTCAGAAGACGGCGGCGCTGATCACCAGCAACGAGGCGCTGAGTGTGTTCCCGTCGGACGAGTTGAGTCAGAAGTTCGACTGGTACTGCAGCAAACTGCAGTCCGATTTCGAGTTCGGCAAGATCGAGGCCACCGCGACCATCGCGAAACTGAAGTCCAAGCAGGATCAGGCACGTGCCGTCATCCAGATCGGCATCGTCATCGGTGGCGCCGACGGCAACTTCGACCAGCACGAGCGAAACGTGGTGCGCGACGCCTGTTTCGCCGTCGGCATCGCCCCGGCGGAATTCGAACTCTGA
- a CDS encoding DUF429 domain-containing protein, with the protein MRTVGVDLAAEPKKTALAIIDWSDGVARVESVRLGAGNDAVTEAVLACDRTGIDAPFGWPDAFVRMVSEHHAGRLSATNGLANREGRRPLTKRRTDLVVQSATGISPLSVSADLIAHVALRCAGILAELGDLGVDVGRVDGRVVEVYPAAALRTWGLVSRGYKSAQNRVTLGELVDTLLAAADWLELGAFQTICRESDDALDAVLAAVIARAAAVGRTALPGGDDRAIAEREGWIHVPTGDLQALQP; encoded by the coding sequence ATGCGCACCGTGGGAGTCGACCTGGCTGCCGAGCCGAAGAAGACGGCCCTGGCGATCATCGACTGGTCCGACGGTGTCGCCCGCGTCGAGTCCGTCCGGCTGGGAGCCGGGAACGACGCCGTCACCGAGGCCGTGCTGGCCTGCGACAGGACCGGTATCGATGCACCGTTCGGCTGGCCCGACGCATTCGTCCGCATGGTGTCCGAGCATCACGCCGGCCGGCTGTCCGCAACCAACGGCCTCGCCAACCGCGAGGGGCGTCGACCGTTGACGAAGCGGCGCACCGACCTCGTGGTGCAGTCCGCGACGGGGATATCCCCGCTCAGTGTGTCGGCGGATCTCATTGCGCACGTCGCGTTGCGCTGCGCCGGAATTCTCGCGGAACTCGGCGACCTCGGCGTCGACGTCGGACGCGTCGACGGCCGCGTGGTCGAGGTGTATCCGGCGGCCGCGCTGCGCACCTGGGGGCTGGTGTCGCGGGGATACAAGAGCGCGCAGAACCGGGTGACGCTGGGGGAGTTGGTCGACACGCTCCTGGCGGCCGCGGACTGGTTGGAACTCGGTGCATTCCAGACGATCTGCCGCGAATCGGACGACGCCCTCGACGCGGTGCTGGCCGCCGTCATCGCGCGGGCCGCGGCCGTCGGCCGCACAGCACTACCCGGGGGCGACGACCGCGCCATCGCCGAGCGGGAGGGGTGGATCCACGTGCCGACGGGAGACCTGCAGGCGCTGCAGCCCTAG
- a CDS encoding cytosine permease, whose amino-acid sequence MPDTHVAPMLEKHTIGFVPESDRHGKVRDLFTLWFGGNLAPLPIVTGALGPSLFGIIVQIPFLATSLYTGPVSAFLGGADLSWVAGLVVTGPIYLLLARRGSTGAKSTSAATREPARL is encoded by the coding sequence ATGCCCGACACCCACGTCGCCCCGATGCTGGAGAAGCACACCATCGGGTTCGTCCCGGAATCCGATCGCCACGGCAAGGTTCGTGATCTGTTCACGCTGTGGTTCGGCGGCAACCTCGCCCCGCTCCCGATCGTGACCGGCGCCCTCGGACCCAGTCTGTTCGGCATCATCGTCCAGATTCCGTTCTTGGCCACGTCCCTCTACACGGGCCCGGTGTCCGCGTTCCTCGGCGGCGCCGACCTGTCCTGGGTGGCCGGACTCGTGGTGACCGGACCCATCTACCTGCTCCTGGCCCGGCGCGGTTCGACCGGAGCGAAGAGCACGTCCGCCGCGACGCGTGAGCCTGCGCGCCTGTAG
- a CDS encoding VOC family protein: MSSFPGLTHVAITVSDLPASTAWYTALFESAPVLDEDEESGTFHHTVFALDGGMLFGLHTHPDSGAPARFDERQVGLDHIAFQCSPDALPRWVERLDALGIEHGGIKTAHYGSGISFRDPDNIALEFFAPPVSTS; the protein is encoded by the coding sequence ATGTCCAGTTTCCCGGGCCTCACCCACGTCGCGATCACCGTGTCCGACCTACCGGCCAGCACCGCCTGGTACACCGCACTGTTCGAATCAGCCCCCGTGCTCGACGAGGACGAGGAATCGGGAACCTTCCACCACACGGTGTTCGCGCTCGACGGCGGCATGCTCTTCGGCCTCCACACGCACCCCGACAGCGGCGCTCCCGCACGGTTCGACGAACGGCAGGTCGGACTCGACCACATCGCGTTCCAGTGTTCCCCCGACGCGCTGCCCCGGTGGGTGGAGCGGCTCGACGCCCTCGGCATCGAGCACGGGGGCATCAAGACGGCGCACTACGGGTCCGGCATCTCGTTCCGCGACCCGGACAACATCGCGCTCGAATTCTTTGCTCCACCCGTGAGTACTTCTTAA
- a CDS encoding M20 family metallopeptidase: protein MSADAAVRDGARRAEDRILALSHDLHAHPEVAWEEERSCVRVAGVLSDAGFTVEQQYVGLPTAFRAHVGSGPLHLAVCAEYDALPGLGHACGHNVISAISVGTALALAPLVDDLGITLSVLGTPAEEGGGGKIDMLKRGAFEGVHAAVMAHPGPVDVARAEPYAVSHSHIRYDGKAAHAAAYPERGVNAADAFTVAQVAIGLLRQQLPSSTRVHGMMTRGGEAPNAIPERTEGRWYVRAETLEELARIEPRVARCFEAGAIATGCELTIAPESEPYSEFRTDEALLASYVRHAEGLGRGFRTGADSLMNRASTDMGNVSQVIPAIHPYIGIDSAPAVNHQAEFAAASAAPAADRAAVDGALALALTLLDACGSAAREYLSTARR from the coding sequence GTGAGCGCCGACGCCGCGGTACGTGACGGAGCCAGGAGGGCGGAAGACCGGATCCTGGCTCTGTCGCACGACCTTCACGCCCACCCGGAGGTCGCGTGGGAGGAGGAACGTTCGTGCGTCCGGGTGGCCGGGGTGCTGTCGGACGCCGGTTTCACGGTGGAGCAGCAGTACGTCGGACTGCCCACCGCGTTCCGCGCGCACGTCGGTTCCGGACCGCTGCACCTCGCGGTCTGCGCGGAATACGACGCGCTCCCCGGGCTCGGACACGCGTGCGGGCACAACGTCATCTCCGCCATCTCGGTGGGGACGGCGCTGGCCCTCGCCCCGCTGGTCGACGACCTCGGGATCACCCTGTCGGTACTCGGCACCCCCGCCGAGGAAGGCGGGGGCGGCAAGATCGACATGCTGAAACGCGGAGCGTTCGAGGGCGTCCACGCCGCCGTCATGGCCCACCCCGGCCCGGTCGACGTCGCCCGGGCCGAACCGTACGCGGTGTCCCACAGTCACATCCGGTACGACGGCAAGGCAGCACACGCCGCCGCGTACCCGGAACGGGGCGTCAACGCGGCCGACGCGTTCACGGTGGCGCAGGTCGCCATCGGGCTTCTCCGGCAACAGCTTCCGTCGAGCACGCGAGTGCACGGAATGATGACCCGCGGGGGAGAGGCGCCCAACGCCATCCCCGAGCGCACCGAAGGTCGCTGGTACGTGCGCGCGGAGACGCTGGAGGAACTGGCCCGCATCGAACCCCGCGTGGCCCGCTGCTTCGAGGCCGGCGCCATCGCAACCGGCTGTGAACTCACCATCGCCCCCGAAAGCGAACCGTACTCGGAGTTCCGCACCGACGAGGCGCTGCTCGCGTCGTACGTCCGGCACGCGGAGGGACTGGGCCGCGGATTCCGCACCGGTGCGGACTCGCTGATGAACCGGGCCTCCACCGACATGGGCAACGTCTCGCAGGTGATTCCCGCGATCCACCCCTACATCGGAATCGACTCCGCGCCTGCCGTCAACCATCAGGCCGAGTTCGCCGCGGCCAGCGCCGCGCCCGCCGCAGACCGGGCGGCCGTCGACGGCGCGCTGGCCCTCGCCCTGACCCTGCTCGACGCCTGCGGCTCCGCCGCCCGTGAGTACTTGTCAACCGCCCGACGTTAA
- a CDS encoding DUF1028 domain-containing protein, whose amino-acid sequence MTFSLVARDSGGAFGMVVCSSSPAVAARCLHVRSGVGVVASQNVTNPQLGPIGLDALASGANAETALKTALAQEKFPEYRQVVVVDADGGTAVHSGAQTLGIHSSAQGGGAAVAGNMLRDEGVIRSLLFGYVSSTAPTFEGRLFDGLTAAVIAGGEAGPVHSAGIQVVEDVPWPVTDLRVDWHDDPVGELHRLWTVWEPQKRDYRARGVDPTAAASYGVPGDL is encoded by the coding sequence ATGACGTTCTCACTCGTCGCCCGCGATTCCGGGGGCGCGTTCGGGATGGTCGTCTGCTCCTCCAGCCCCGCCGTGGCCGCACGCTGCCTGCACGTGCGGTCCGGGGTCGGTGTCGTCGCCTCCCAGAACGTGACCAATCCGCAGCTGGGGCCGATCGGCCTCGACGCGCTCGCCTCGGGTGCGAATGCGGAAACCGCACTGAAAACCGCACTCGCGCAAGAGAAGTTCCCGGAGTACCGCCAGGTCGTCGTCGTCGATGCGGACGGCGGCACCGCGGTGCACTCGGGCGCGCAGACGTTGGGCATCCACAGCAGTGCGCAGGGCGGCGGCGCCGCCGTCGCCGGCAACATGCTCCGCGACGAAGGCGTCATCCGGTCGCTGCTGTTCGGCTACGTGTCGAGTACCGCCCCGACGTTCGAGGGCAGACTGTTCGACGGACTCACCGCGGCCGTCATCGCCGGCGGGGAGGCGGGGCCTGTGCACTCGGCGGGAATCCAGGTGGTCGAGGACGTGCCCTGGCCCGTCACCGATCTGCGCGTCGACTGGCACGACGACCCGGTCGGCGAACTGCACCGGCTGTGGACGGTGTGGGAACCGCAGAAGCGGGACTACCGGGCGCGGGGTGTCGACCCGACGGCCGCCGCGTCCTACGGCGTGCCGGGGGACCTGTGA
- a CDS encoding RidA family protein: MTTHTRIRPFNTRDTYPEQNLDNDLAQAVVAGGVVYLRGQIGQDLDTRESVGIGDVEAQAEKAMANIAMLLKESGSRLEDVVKVTIYLVDIRYRETVYRVVGRWLKGVHPVSTGIVVDALARPEWLVEIDATAVISS; this comes from the coding sequence ATGACCACCCACACCCGCATCCGCCCGTTCAACACCCGCGACACGTACCCGGAACAGAACCTCGACAACGACCTCGCGCAAGCGGTCGTCGCCGGCGGAGTCGTGTATCTCCGCGGGCAGATCGGACAGGACCTCGACACCCGGGAGTCGGTGGGAATCGGCGACGTCGAGGCCCAGGCCGAGAAGGCGATGGCGAACATCGCGATGCTGCTGAAGGAATCGGGCAGCCGGCTCGAGGACGTCGTCAAGGTCACCATCTACCTGGTGGACATCCGGTACCGGGAGACCGTCTACCGGGTGGTCGGACGCTGGCTGAAAGGTGTGCATCCGGTGTCCACCGGCATCGTCGTCGACGCCCTCGCCCGGCCCGAATGGCTCGTCGAGATCGACGCGACGGCAGTGATCAGCTCATGA
- a CDS encoding 4-hydroxyphenylacetate 3-hydroxylase family protein, which yields MIRTGDEYRESIRDGREVWVDGERVKDVADHPMFKPIVEVRARIYDLAHEEATQDAMTYVDPESGERNAIANKLPRTQQDWLDKRAAVDLVLGDTRGVVTRVGDETIGEMWSLFDGQDVLNEVDPRFSENIRRHLDRSVREDPFHVSANTDPKGDRSKAPQDQDPDMLLHVVKETDNGIVVRGAKYETAAAYSNQAFTKPTIANWGNSELSDYAVGFVLDMGAPGLKYISRNGFAGRAPSADYPLANRVDEVESLVVFDNVEIPWEDVLFYRHTRAATFIRSTLHRYSAFPFVQRTLHLADLMIGSALWNVKQSGLEKQQAVQEKLAQLACYRETINAHLTAAISLAEPSPGGLLMPNQSLLYTGRVMALSQLPAMMHIARELCGGQICITPDAATFADPDVAPWLEKFYSINDNWVADDRRKLLAFARDLLNSDYAGHRLTFQLFAQSPPFAQLAAVYRNFDFDGPLGLVKAAAGLSNNVDGGAA from the coding sequence ATGATCCGCACCGGAGACGAATACAGGGAGTCCATCAGAGACGGCCGTGAGGTCTGGGTCGACGGGGAGCGCGTCAAGGACGTGGCCGACCACCCCATGTTCAAGCCGATCGTCGAGGTGCGGGCACGCATCTACGACCTCGCGCACGAGGAGGCCACGCAGGACGCGATGACCTACGTCGATCCCGAATCCGGCGAACGCAACGCCATCGCCAACAAGCTTCCCCGCACGCAGCAGGACTGGCTCGACAAGCGCGCCGCCGTCGACCTGGTCCTCGGGGACACCCGGGGCGTGGTCACCCGAGTCGGTGACGAGACCATCGGCGAGATGTGGTCGCTGTTCGACGGCCAGGACGTCCTCAACGAGGTGGACCCGCGCTTCTCGGAGAACATCCGCCGCCACCTGGACCGGTCGGTCCGGGAGGACCCGTTCCACGTGTCGGCGAACACCGACCCCAAGGGCGACCGGTCCAAGGCGCCGCAGGATCAGGACCCCGACATGCTCCTGCACGTCGTGAAGGAGACCGACAACGGCATCGTCGTGCGCGGCGCGAAGTACGAGACCGCCGCCGCCTACTCCAACCAGGCGTTCACCAAACCCACCATCGCCAACTGGGGAAACAGCGAACTGTCCGACTACGCTGTCGGGTTCGTGCTCGACATGGGCGCGCCGGGGCTGAAGTACATCTCCCGCAACGGGTTCGCCGGCCGCGCGCCGTCCGCCGACTACCCGCTCGCCAACCGGGTCGACGAGGTCGAGTCCCTCGTCGTGTTCGACAACGTCGAGATCCCCTGGGAAGACGTTCTGTTCTACCGGCACACCCGGGCAGCCACGTTCATCCGCTCCACCCTGCACCGCTACAGCGCGTTCCCGTTCGTGCAACGCACTCTGCACCTCGCCGATCTGATGATCGGATCCGCACTGTGGAACGTCAAGCAGAGCGGCCTCGAGAAGCAGCAGGCGGTGCAGGAGAAGCTCGCCCAGCTCGCCTGCTACCGGGAGACGATCAACGCCCACCTCACCGCGGCCATCTCGCTCGCGGAGCCCAGCCCCGGCGGCCTGCTCATGCCCAACCAGTCCCTCCTCTACACCGGCCGGGTGATGGCGCTCAGCCAGCTGCCCGCGATGATGCACATCGCCCGCGAACTGTGCGGCGGCCAGATCTGCATCACCCCGGACGCCGCCACGTTCGCCGACCCCGACGTCGCGCCGTGGCTGGAGAAGTTCTACTCCATCAACGACAACTGGGTGGCCGACGACCGTCGCAAGCTCCTCGCGTTCGCCCGCGACCTGCTCAACAGCGACTACGCGGGACATCGCCTGACGTTCCAGCTCTTCGCCCAGTCACCGCCGTTCGCGCAACTCGCCGCCGTCTACCGCAACTTCGACTTCGACGGTCCGCTCGGACTGGTCAAGGCCGCAGCGGGACTGTCGAACAACGTCGACGGAGGTGCGGCATGA
- a CDS encoding flavin reductase family protein, translating to MPIADRHPAVETTARTSVAPPMPDNSTANFVMAMSAVATGVTVVATDGPGGRAAQTVSAMCSVSADPALVLVCLHGRSPVNDAISENGVFCVNVLATQHDHVADTFAGRPWPGKRRWDFTCGHWTVAESGSPRVHDAIASFDCTVHDVIEAGTHRVYIGRVAAVEAHPGEPLVYASHTYSKPAAFEPSTFPDYPDAHPAPRTRSTK from the coding sequence ATGCCGATCGCTGACCGTCACCCAGCCGTCGAAACGACGGCCCGAACATCGGTGGCCCCACCGATGCCGGACAACTCGACCGCGAACTTCGTCATGGCCATGAGCGCCGTCGCGACCGGAGTCACCGTCGTCGCGACCGACGGTCCAGGCGGGCGCGCCGCCCAGACCGTGAGTGCGATGTGCTCCGTCTCGGCCGACCCGGCACTGGTGCTGGTCTGCCTGCACGGACGAAGCCCGGTCAACGACGCGATCTCCGAGAACGGCGTCTTCTGCGTCAATGTGCTTGCCACCCAGCACGATCACGTCGCCGACACCTTCGCCGGCCGCCCCTGGCCGGGCAAGCGGCGGTGGGACTTCACCTGCGGGCACTGGACCGTGGCCGAATCCGGCTCACCCCGCGTCCACGACGCGATCGCGTCGTTCGACTGCACCGTCCACGACGTCATCGAGGCCGGTACCCACCGCGTCTACATCGGACGCGTCGCCGCCGTGGAGGCACACCCCGGCGAACCCCTCGTGTACGCCTCCCACACCTACAGCAAGCCTGCAGCGTTCGAACCTTCCACCTTTCCCGACTACCCGGACGCACACCCCGCGCCGAGGACGAGGAGCACGAAATGA
- a CDS encoding dienelactone hydrolase family protein encodes MTPLQRYIAEEIAIDHADGLLSRREALRRLGLIGLGVAAASSLLAACSTDSDESPTSAPVTPGGATPPPPGAAEAVETEAVTFPGPDGRVLQGAWADAATPRGAVLVIHENKGLTDHIRSVAGRFAGAGYSALALDLLSEEGGTATFTDQAQATAALATVPPARFVADMKAGVDELGRRVPDEKIAAVGFCFGGGMVWQLLASGEPRLAAAVPFYGPLPEGADFSGSKAAVLAIYAELDARVNASRDAAAAALAKAGLPHEIVTVPGADHAFFNDTGPRYNATAAAEAYERVLAWFGEYLG; translated from the coding sequence ATGACGCCACTGCAACGCTATATCGCCGAGGAGATCGCGATCGACCATGCCGACGGGCTGCTGTCCCGCCGCGAGGCGTTGCGAAGACTCGGACTCATCGGCCTCGGCGTGGCGGCGGCGTCCTCGTTGCTCGCCGCCTGTTCCACCGACAGCGACGAGTCGCCGACGTCGGCGCCGGTGACGCCCGGCGGAGCGACGCCCCCACCGCCGGGAGCGGCCGAGGCCGTCGAGACCGAAGCGGTGACGTTCCCCGGGCCGGACGGCCGCGTCCTGCAGGGTGCGTGGGCCGACGCCGCCACACCTCGCGGAGCGGTCCTCGTCATACACGAGAACAAGGGCCTGACCGACCACATCCGTTCGGTGGCGGGACGATTCGCGGGTGCCGGCTACTCCGCGCTCGCCCTCGACCTGCTCTCGGAGGAGGGCGGGACCGCAACGTTCACCGATCAGGCGCAGGCGACCGCCGCGCTGGCCACCGTGCCGCCGGCGCGCTTCGTCGCCGACATGAAGGCCGGGGTGGACGAACTCGGGCGTCGGGTGCCGGACGAGAAGATCGCGGCGGTCGGGTTCTGTTTCGGCGGCGGGATGGTGTGGCAACTCCTCGCGTCCGGTGAGCCGAGGCTGGCTGCGGCGGTCCCCTTCTACGGGCCCCTGCCCGAGGGCGCCGATTTCTCCGGGTCGAAGGCCGCGGTCCTCGCCATCTACGCGGAACTGGACGCCCGGGTGAACGCGTCCCGGGACGCCGCTGCCGCCGCACTCGCGAAGGCGGGACTGCCGCATGAGATCGTCACGGTTCCGGGCGCCGATCACGCGTTCTTCAACGACACCGGGCCCCGCTACAACGCGACCGCGGCAGCCGAGGCCTACGAACGTGTCCTCGCCTGGTTCGGCGAATACCTGGGGTGA
- a CDS encoding YrhK family protein has translation MSNDHPSSAPRRTLRLRRESWGFVIGSFLFGLAATRVYGHAVGAEIDNITYFVGSLFFTTAGFIQLRLSGRPVPGEDSATVERYDWWAALIQFVGTLLFNVSTGVALIQGLTVEQDRVWGWRPDIFGSTAFLVASGLAVVATTETDKLWDPHARNWRSTWLNMIGSVAFGVSAVGAFIVPGTDSLKNPTIADLGTFVGAVCFLVAALLMRPPHPRYSPNQARTRS, from the coding sequence GTGTCGAATGACCACCCCTCGTCCGCGCCTCGCCGCACGCTCCGGCTGCGCCGCGAATCCTGGGGATTCGTGATCGGCTCCTTCCTGTTCGGGCTGGCGGCCACCCGGGTGTACGGGCACGCGGTCGGCGCCGAGATCGACAACATCACCTACTTCGTCGGGTCGCTGTTCTTCACCACCGCCGGGTTCATCCAGTTGCGGCTCAGCGGCAGGCCGGTGCCCGGGGAGGACTCCGCGACGGTCGAACGCTACGACTGGTGGGCGGCGCTGATCCAGTTCGTCGGCACCTTGCTGTTCAACGTGAGCACCGGCGTCGCGCTGATCCAGGGCCTCACCGTCGAACAGGACCGGGTGTGGGGGTGGCGTCCCGACATCTTCGGGTCGACGGCATTCCTCGTCGCCAGCGGTCTGGCTGTGGTGGCCACCACCGAAACCGACAAGCTGTGGGATCCGCATGCCCGCAACTGGCGCAGCACCTGGTTGAACATGATCGGGTCGGTGGCGTTCGGAGTGTCCGCTGTCGGCGCGTTCATCGTGCCCGGCACGGACTCGCTGAAGAACCCGACGATCGCCGATCTGGGCACGTTCGTGGGCGCGGTCTGTTTCCTCGTGGCCGCACTGCTGATGCGCCCGCCTCACCCCAGGTATTCGCCGAACCAGGCGAGGACACGTTCGTAG
- a CDS encoding enhanced intracellular survival protein Eis, translating into MTTTTAGITIRTATEQDWPKITLLNEICFVTPQTEEFTAHWRQLVSGAPPIIAVDEDAVVGATMDIPMTVTVPGGEGVPAAGVTAVTVAPTHRRRGLLRALYTEHHDRIRTSGVPLSLLTASEGGIYGRFGYGPATIETTSSIDRRFAVPHPKAPDPGGVRMVHPAEARAAFTDVYDRWQRVTPGAQVRPEIVWNRIFADRESERGGGTSLFGLVHDDGYVLYRRVSGDNGTVARVEEIRTVTRDAHAALWRALLGLDLVRRIEAHLTPEDPLPYLLTDGRLVRTTSRHDELWVRIMDVPAALEARRYRTDFDVVIQVDDGFLDAGGRFALTVRDGTALCTPTDSTPQVVLDLDVLGSLYLGAHRARTFAAANRLQAADPDVLDRFDHAFGADRDAQMGWPF; encoded by the coding sequence ATGACGACGACCACCGCCGGCATCACGATCAGAACGGCCACCGAACAGGACTGGCCGAAGATCACCCTGCTCAACGAGATCTGCTTCGTGACACCGCAGACCGAGGAGTTCACCGCCCACTGGAGGCAACTCGTCAGCGGCGCGCCGCCGATCATCGCGGTCGACGAGGACGCGGTGGTCGGCGCCACCATGGACATCCCTATGACCGTCACCGTTCCCGGTGGCGAGGGCGTTCCCGCGGCGGGCGTCACCGCGGTGACGGTCGCGCCCACCCATCGACGCCGCGGCCTCCTTCGCGCGCTCTACACCGAACATCACGACCGCATCCGGACGTCGGGGGTCCCGCTGTCGCTCCTCACGGCCAGTGAGGGCGGGATCTACGGACGCTTCGGGTACGGACCCGCGACCATCGAGACCACGTCGAGCATCGACCGCCGATTCGCGGTGCCGCACCCGAAGGCACCGGACCCGGGTGGTGTGCGGATGGTCCATCCGGCGGAGGCCCGGGCCGCGTTCACCGACGTCTACGACCGCTGGCAACGGGTGACCCCGGGGGCGCAGGTGCGGCCCGAGATCGTGTGGAATCGGATCTTCGCCGACCGTGAGAGCGAGCGCGGCGGCGGCACAAGCCTGTTCGGGCTCGTGCACGACGACGGTTACGTGCTCTACCGTCGCGTGTCCGGCGACAACGGAACCGTCGCCCGGGTGGAGGAGATCCGCACCGTCACGCGAGACGCGCACGCCGCGCTGTGGCGAGCACTGCTCGGCCTGGACCTCGTGCGGCGCATCGAAGCGCACCTCACCCCCGAGGACCCACTGCCGTATCTGCTGACCGACGGCCGGCTGGTACGCACCACCTCGCGCCACGACGAGCTGTGGGTCCGGATCATGGACGTGCCCGCCGCACTCGAGGCCCGCAGGTACCGAACAGACTTCGACGTCGTGATCCAGGTCGACGACGGATTTTTGGACGCCGGCGGGCGGTTCGCGCTGACCGTGCGGGACGGCACCGCGTTGTGCACCCCGACCGACTCCACCCCGCAGGTGGTGCTCGACCTGGACGTGCTGGGCAGCCTGTATCTCGGCGCCCACCGGGCACGCACCTTCGCCGCCGCGAACCGGCTGCAGGCCGCGGACCCCGACGTCCTCGACCGCTTCGATCACGCCTTCGGCGCCGACCGCGACGCCCAGATGGGGTGGCCGTTCTAG
- a CDS encoding LysR family transcriptional regulator yields MQRRPDVTFTQLRYFVEAANFSSMTKAADELMVAQSAVSSAISQLEHQIGTQLFIRQRSRGLVLTAAGEEMLRDTRSVLAHLGEVLDAARGHEDNVRGTVRLACFVTLTPFILPTLISDLRDQHPDLEVEVVETQAEAVRAALRNGTAELALTYDLALGDDMETETLGVARPHVILPPDHRLAGHDAITLADLEGEPMVLLDLPSSRDYFLAMLSAAGVTPVVRYRSASYETVRGLVARGHGFSILNQRPAEGRTYDGGRVASLPIADDVPGLPVVLARLKGVRSTARARAVAERARAVFAKQAGSAR; encoded by the coding sequence ATGCAACGACGACCCGACGTGACGTTCACCCAACTGAGGTATTTCGTCGAGGCCGCGAACTTCTCCAGCATGACGAAGGCCGCCGACGAACTGATGGTCGCGCAGTCGGCGGTCTCCTCGGCGATCTCCCAACTCGAGCATCAGATCGGCACCCAGCTCTTCATCCGGCAACGGTCCCGCGGACTGGTCCTCACCGCTGCGGGGGAGGAGATGCTCCGCGACACCCGCAGCGTCCTCGCCCACCTCGGTGAGGTTCTCGACGCGGCGCGCGGCCACGAGGACAACGTGCGGGGAACGGTGCGCCTGGCCTGCTTCGTCACCCTCACTCCGTTCATCCTCCCGACACTGATCTCGGACCTGCGCGATCAGCACCCCGACCTGGAGGTCGAGGTCGTCGAGACGCAGGCGGAGGCGGTGCGGGCGGCGCTGCGCAACGGCACCGCGGAACTGGCCCTGACCTACGACCTCGCGCTGGGCGACGACATGGAGACGGAGACGCTCGGCGTTGCCAGGCCGCACGTCATCCTTCCGCCGGACCACCGGCTGGCCGGCCACGACGCGATCACCCTCGCCGACCTCGAGGGCGAACCCATGGTGTTGCTGGACCTGCCGAGCAGCCGCGACTACTTCCTGGCGATGCTGTCGGCGGCGGGGGTCACGCCGGTGGTCCGGTACCGGTCGGCGAGCTACGAAACGGTGCGCGGACTCGTCGCTCGCGGCCACGGCTTCTCGATCCTCAACCAGCGGCCCGCCGAGGGCCGGACCTACGACGGCGGACGCGTCGCGTCGCTGCCCATCGCCGACGACGTTCCCGGCCTCCCGGTGGTGCTTGCCCGGCTGAAGGGTGTGCGGAGCACGGCGCGGGCCCGGGCCGTCGCCGAACGGGCGCGGGCCGTGTTCGCGAAACAGGCGGGTTCGGCCCGCTAG